Within the Gossypium raimondii isolate GPD5lz chromosome 12, ASM2569854v1, whole genome shotgun sequence genome, the region TAACAGGGCAGCCCCATGCATCGGCATGCAcctgaataaaaaaaaatgatcatATATCAAATACGTAGCTGCATTTCATATCTCTGTCTATGCACAGTAATATACCGGTTAATTGAGTCAGCCAAGTAgttaaaaaagatgaaattgcAGACCCTAATAAACTCACCCCTGGATATGGCTTCCACTGCCAACTTTCAGTTGGTTGCCACAAGGGGTAACCCTGTGAACCCCACATTTGGATGCTGGATGGATAAGGAGGTGCTCCCCACATGGGATAGAGTGGACCAACTGGGACAACATGATTTGAGTAATGGGATGGGAAGGCTATGATCGGTTTATGTGGATAACAACTCTTTTGGGTTTGATCTCTTTGTGGCCACCTTCGATCATCCTCCTTGGGCAAAATATGTTTTCTATGCATTCTATATTTCTGCTTCTCAAACAAAAGGCGAATCATTTTATCCACCAGTGCTCAaggcaaagagaaaaaaaagaaaagggaaaaatctAATTGTACTGTTATTTAAACAAggtaaatttcatgtatattgCAATGTCTAATGATTACTATCTAAGCTTAGCTAGCATAACAAAGGAGATCATTCTTTTGAAGCAAAACTGTAACCAGAACTAAATTTTCAACAGGAACAAGGCACTTTTATTATAGAATCAGATTGTGTATCAGGAAGGCAAAACTGCTACCAACCTGTAGATGACTAGCAACATTATGCCTAGTCAAGCCTTCTATTTTCATCAGCTCTAGTATTCGAGAAGGGATGGCTTGATCTATACCTAGTTGGTCCACCGCTTGTACAAATTTCTTGTGGAGTGCCGGTGTCCAGTCTACCTGAAAATTCAGACCAAAAAGAATGTATATAATATCTACACCCATATACAATTGTATGACAAAATTACTTAACCATAAATATTCAAAGGAAAGTAGTAATCAAGAAAAGTTTGATGGGAGCTCTTTATCCAAGTCTATGTATGCTATAACCCATCCAACCTTTTCCTTGTTTCAACTTTTTCCTTGTTTACAAGAAAGTGTTAGCCCGAGGACTTGATCTTAGGCCTTCTATAACAAAGgagtaaagaagaaaaagacaacATAAGTGAATGCTATACTTCTTCCAAAACTTTGTGGTGTAATCTGAAGAAGTGGATAATGATAGCAAATAGTGAGATGACAAAGCTGGAAGTAATGTCTTGAAATCTCAAAAGTAATCGCCTAAAACTTCAGTTTTGAACAGAAACAAGATGGATTTTGGAATCAGGTGATGATAGAATAGTGATTATCAAATACTCTCAGTAAGCATGTTTCCTTTGCTGGTATCTGATGAAAGATAATGGCTGGACTACTGGAAAAGTGCAAGATATGCTTCAAGCTGAAGGGAATGTTACCATAAGTTTGAGTAAGGTTCTATGCATTTTAGAAACTTGTTAAATGTTGCCTATAAAAGATGACAGGGAATGACTTTTTAAGCTAGATTACCTTTGACTTTTTTCGATTAGCTTTGTTCAGACAAGAACTATGAATACCAGAAACCGTACTGGGTTTTTCAGCAACAGCTTGAGAATTTTTGCTATTTACTCCGTTTTCTGTTTGAGAATACGTGGTACTCTTACCCTTGGTACCATCAACTAAGTCAGCCTCCTCCGTCACCATGGTATCCCTTGGTCCCTGAGGTTGGCCAACTGGTATAGTTACTTCAGCAATTGTATTGTCACTGGTAGTTTCGACAGATTTGGATTCTCCATCCTCCTCACTGCTCTCTTTTTCTATCGAGCAGTTAGCATGATCTTGGCAATCTCCATTGGCTGACAACCTCCCTCCCTGTTCTATTTGTGGTGTTGATGGAGCTGGGTACTTATCACTTCCTGTTGATGGCTCAGGGTCATTTTCATGAATCACAGATGCATCTTGGGTTTTATCCAAGTCTTTATTCTTAGGTTCTCCGTTTTCCAATTGTAAGTACAACATTGAAACCAAGGATTCTTTAACAGGCTTTACTGATTCAGACAGGTCTGTCCCCACAGCATTGAATGCCTGTACATGACTAATAAAATGAGAATTTCTATAACAAAGTACTTAATGGACATTTACATGTAAATTCCATTGTCATTCAAGCAGTATCCAGATCTACCTTACGAACCACGTGTTGCCATATATTCCTTAGTTTTTCCTCAGACAGCGGTTTCTTAAGAAACTCAACTGCGCCCAGCTGAAAATAAGTTGTCAAAACATGAGTTAGAGATTATGGCATGTGGCAAAGATTCAAAGAACCTAGGCACCACTATATGACTTCAGTCAAGAAGACTTGTACATGAAGGTTTAAAGTTTCTGAAAGCACTGAACTTCAACCAAAAAATCCATTGTTTCTCAACGGAGAGTAGagtaagaagaagaaaagattacGACAATTAAGAGTCTAAAATTCTTTTGAATTGACAACTTGGACGAACATATATGTGCAGGAGAAAATGCATGTAAACTGCTCAGTGTATGGTAGGATGGAGTAAATCTTACCGCTATGCACTTCATCATGGTGCTGATgcaatgaatgtttgaagtcactgaaataaaaatgatttacaACATTATTAGGAACTAGAAAATATGCCCAACAACCATAATTACGATCACAGATGCCAATAAAAGTTTATGTCCAGGGTGATTAAACAGAGTTTCATATGCTATAATTTGAAGATCTACAGCAAAACTAGGTAGGTGTAGTTTCTGAACTTACTAATGGTAGGCAAGTCCTTTGCAGTTTCAAGAAACTTAAAACTCCCATTCTTTTTGTTTGTATTAATCTGCATCATACATGCTGTTAGTATAAAGTTGCATGCAAATGACCAAAGCAGCGAAGGATTACACTATTTATCTTGATAATGAAAGGACTGAATAGATATTTATATTAAAGCTTTGGATGAAACAATTAGTACCATGTTGATAGTAATGTGGTGGCTTgctataattgaatttttatatataacaaaGCAAGAATagcatataatataaaatttctagtaaGCAACTAGTACTAGTGCCAATACAACAATCAGATAAAGACAAAGATCTACCGTGTGCTTACTACAAATCATCAACAtttgaaatatgcattttaaCTGCTTCTCCACCCCACCCCCCAAAAAAGAaactttttgtaaaaaaccGTCAAAGTCCATTCATTACCTCTACAATGGCTACATGGAAGCTTTCAGGTCTACTTGAAACCGCAGAAAGAGCTTCATTTTCGTTGCAGAAGGTATAAACTGAAAAAGgcacaataatttttattatacattcaATGAGACATATATAGGGAGAAACAGAGAAAAAAGGAGATAGAACTAAAGGCCCCAATTAAAGAAACTATGAGATTACTATGAAGATAGagtaaaaacataacatttaaccaCCATTTACAAAAAAGGAAACTACAAAGAATATActtgcattttctttttataattttatttcactgaaaacaggaGATCTTAAAGGGGGAGAAGATAACTGAACTGAAAAGGGCATCCAGAACAACTTAAATCTGAAAACTGATATaccattaaaagaaaattttctattatttatggGAGAGTGAAACTAATTCAACAAATTGATTCCTTGTTATAGAGCTCATGACCACAAAGTTTCCAATGtttatttatggtttcaatCCAAAGCCAAACTTccagaaaaaaaattactaatttaaagcAAAGGAGCAATAACAGTTAGAATATATGCTTTGAGGACAAAGATGGGGACCAACATAgttaagagaaaaagaagaataatgTGAAGTGGATACCCCAAATTAACTAAAAACTTCTAATTCAAGTAAAAAAGGGTGGATTCTAACCAATATAGTCCATTGCCTCAAGCTTTGATTTTAACTCAGAAGCAGAATTACTGTCCTCATCAAGAAGAAGGACCTTGAGACCCTTTGGAAAATCCTTCCATGCTGATAAATCATTTGTAGTGCAAATCATAGCTGGCTTGGCATCCTTTCTTAGGCAACCGACAAGTAATGCAAATTGCTTCTTGTCAAAATCAGATTATTTCTGCATAACCACAACAAATTTCCCATAAACAAAAGTCTTATCTTGATCTAATCATCAAAACTGGTTTTcatcaaagaaaaatacaaatccCTTCTTTTTTCTGTGAAGCAAGATTAAAGCAGACTATACTATAATAAACTTTAAGACAAAATTTAGCCAAATTAAACAAGTTTATCGTGTAATATAGTTAATGAGAACGTATTTTCAAGACCCTATTGCAAATGCAAAGGTTTTTAACTGAAGATTGACTCATAAAAAGGGGTGTAGCGAACAGAAATAccttatttaaattctaatgcATGATCGGTTTACAGTTTACTATGCATgcagtattatatattattgatcaTTTACCAAATCAAAACACTTCCTTGAACAGATAATTATCTGTATAGTGGCTATGAAACGAGAATTAAGAAAGATCCTATCTTTTGTGCAATTACTAGTACTAGTATTTGAAGACAAGAAGTAGACAAAATAACCCATTTAAGATATCCTTAAATGCAGCAGAACATAGCAAAAACAACGGCCGAATTGGGAAAAGATAAACAATTTGTTAATAGAAAAAAAGGAATGGGAAGCATTTGAAAGTGAAAATACCCGAAAAATAGATGAACACAACAATGTTAAAAGACCATTTCATGCATGCAAGAAGAAACATCAAATAAGCCCAATAttattgcaaaaagaaaaagaaagaaagaccCACCTCTCTTAGTCTCTGAAAACGAAGTGGCATGCAACAAAAGAAGAATATTACCAAAAAGAgagggaaggaaaaaaaaacccagaaagaAGCTACTGGAGAACGACTAAGTAGTTTAGGGGATAAACAAGATTTATGGAAGATAGATAACTTTCCATTTCTCCTCTCAAGTCTTGGTTTTTTCAACTATTACAAGCTCTTTCCTTTGGCTccatataatttttgtttggcCCTACCGTTAaatttggcaccaactttttaTCGGTGAAAatcaaatcttttaaaatagtgaaataagtatcaaattttaggaaaacttttaggaaaataatcaaataaggttaatcttttaaaataataagtgtttaaataaattttttatatattatgttttaaacaCATATATGGAATGGAAAACTCTGATTTGAATTATTTCACGAAGgtttatcttttataatttttcttctctgtaaatctttaaaatgtattttaaaattttaatattacgcgagtaatttttaaaaagatgttttaacttttttcgAAATTTTAGTGGAAAGTTGGAAATAATTTCGGTGAATAAAATCTGATTTAATtcaaaaagtgataaaaattttgaattatgagttatttaatttttttcgagtcaactcgaataagttATTTGAGTTTCGAGTTTGAATTGGGTTAAGTTTTAggattcgaataattcaaagaaTAGATGGGTGTAAATGCATCTTTGgtccctatcaattttgaaaatgagcaaattagtctctcacacacaaaaaattacaaaaaaatcaaaataattttaaaaattcaaagtaaattttaaaattcaaaatatttataaaaattccaaaatttatatttttaaaaattataaaaattttaaaattttctaaaataataattgtgagacctaaattcaagtttattatactaaagtattttttcttattttgctttgaaaaattttgtttcaaatttgtgctttaacataaaattaattattagttatattgtaacaatattttaatttggcatgtttaatttttaatttcacttgATTTGCCTCAgcttgaattttatttcactcaactaaattcaaaaattttaaatcaattagaataataaaataagactcgtgaactcaattaactcaaattttttcattcaattcaatccaacacTCACCCTTAATTAAATATTGGTCTCCAATCTATTTATTTCTCATAATTACATCCAAACTTCAAAATGGGAGGTTTATTTTTCTAAAgccttttttttacaataaaagattatttgtattaatatttatatgttttaataattaaatttatgtatttttattgaatatttattcgAGCTttcaaattacaaaactctTTATTCAACAGTTGACAATAAGCGCAGtcattagtattattttttctttagcAGTTTTCTTGTGACcacctcaaatttaaaaaataaaaaaaaaaaaaaaaagaaccttCAATCTTCTCCACTTTATCTAATGAACCACCAAATGTTACCACATGTTGTGTTTCTTCTTGTCTTTTCTTATTGGAATTTTTGTTGGGTGCATGTaatctaaaatgatattattacaAAGTTTCATGTATTCTCATGtttgcaccaaattaaagtgaATATTAATGTTTACGGGCGTTTTAAAGCGAGaatgaaatttcaaatattaattcaatcaatctattttttatatgtaattatgaTTTAACATGCAAAAATCTTGTCATTTAAAGGATTTGCCTCATCTTCTAGTTACCTCTTCAATCcaaatttatgtaataaaaaaatgagttatattACACCATTAGTTATTATATtatggataaatttttattcggtcacttaattaataaagtTACTGTTTAGTTATtgaaactattcaaaaattttcatttaactcactgaactttttaaaaaattttatttaaataactgagttgttaagtttattttttttaaaaattctgcTAGTGAGCTCCAAGCGATAGTTCGATGACCGGTACTCATCGACGAGTAGAAAaatataccttagatccaagttggTCTGACGATCAATATTGGAGATAGAAGAAAAAAACTGTTTGAATTTTGGTCCGTAAATTTGTAAcgttcaaaactgttttatgaaaaaaaatctgAACTGTAAAAAGTAATGGAAAAAAGAGCTTTTAATTGGTGTAGGTAATATGAACAGAGAAAATCATATAAGATCGATTTTAATaattcagtgacttaaataaaaactttcaaataatttagtgatcaaattataactttaaatacaaaatattgtGGGTAATTCAGCCAAGGGTTtcatttgatgaaaattttcgAATTATGGAACTGAATAATATGAGAAAacctaatttttcttaaaagatcAGCTAGTATCCATCATTAAATTGGTGAATTGCATTGTCTCTAGGTGTGTCGATTCAAGCTAGGAAAGGTCACCAAAGTTCGTAACATATGTAGGAGAGAGATGGGGCGAATGGGAAACAATATATATTTCCCAAATCCTTTGCCTACTTAATTGTTCACCACACGATCGTCATTTTTCTCTTGCTATATGGGTCATTGGACACTGTTGAAGCTCGGGTGGCCGGCAAAGAGGAGCAAACTTGTGAAGGAGCCCACAGATTTAGaggagatgatgatgataaagtCTGGGTTTTAATCAAGACCACAGATTTGATCCAAATGTCAAAGTGGAATTCATGTAAATATTGTTTACATGGTTTGTGTTTCAACACTGTTGTAGTTGTTGGGGATACTTTTTTCCTCGATGAAAGGACAGAACAAAGAGTGACTTGTTAAAGTTTGTCTTAACATTAAACTTTTCTCTCTACTTTCCCACTTTATGTCTTGTTCTAATTGGTAGCTAAATCTTTTCGGGAAGAAAAATGCAGTTTAACTGCTTTAAATCTGTTTCTTAAATACAGATAAAACTTATTTACTCATCAATCATTCACTTACCATGAAAGGGGGCGCAACGTGTACTGGTGCAGAGAGATGGATGGTCAAAATCAGAGGTTGATTACCAGTAAAATCATGTGATTGCTTGCATTGATCATACATAGCTGAAACAGACTTCTTTAGATGAACATGAAGTGGCCTACCATTAGCCAATTGAGCAACAGCAGACAGTAAAAAGTGACCACCATTCACCAGCTCACACTGAGATCAAAGATGGGTTATCCATTTTATGCTCGTGGAGTGGTCGGTGTAGCTGTTGGCTACCGGAAACTAATAGGTTGGGCCCAATGACATAGACCAATCGGGTTATATGACTTATCTCTAATCAGTGTTCAGGCAAAGTGGGATGTTGATTGTTCAGTACTTAGCCAAGGTCAGTAGGAAAACTTCATTTCGCTTTGCCTAGCACCATTATGAAAGTCTCTTTCAGCATCATTAAAGACGACATTTTATCAACAATTGTTAAGTGTTGTTGGATGTAATAGTAACATtacattttcaaaaagaaaattcaaatttaaatctttATTAAAAAGGACAACTACACTAAAACGACAAAGAATGCCTTGTTCCATAAAATAACAGAAGTATGTGCAGTACTTGCAATCGTGAAGTTACTAGAAGCAGAAGCTGAGATCAACTAATTGATTCATACAATTATCTTTAAATCGagtatcaaattcaaatgaaagCATGTGCTGAGAagtaaaatgatgataaatagAATTGTTTATTGTCATTCATCACTATGCTTTCTTGTATCTTGACATAATTATTTGGGCAGCTACacaaataatgtaaaaaaacaCTATTTCCTCCCAAAATCACACTCAGGATTACAAGCTAACATAATTGTGTATATTCTCTACATAGTGAATAACACAATGTAGCAACTTAAGTATCTTTTTGAGGGTTGTTGATCGGAACTCTTCAGTCCCTCTGTCTGAACCAACTTCACCATCAGTTCGAGATTTTAACCTTTGCTTTTTAGTTTTACCTTGAAATACTTGACCTGTTGATGTTGGTTTATTCAGCACTGGATGTACTGTTTCCTTTGATAACACCAACCCAGTACTGTTTAACTGCAACTAGAATTTTCTCTGGCACAAGGGGACCATCCTCGTGATCATTCATCTTGGTGTCCCATCTCATGCCTCCAGCAATTTTCCTAACCTTGTTTAGGACATCGACATCATCCCGGAATATCACAGCCCCTTCAGGCCGTAAAATGCGATCCATTTCCAGAAGGATGTCTTCAAAGCTACACCTGTATAATCATTTACACATACCATACAATTGATTAGAAACTATAGATAATGGCATCCCAAGAACGAATTCAGCATACAAAGACTTCCCTATTCCACATAATGCCATTGAAATATAACTCTTCACTTCATAAAACCtaccatttattattttttaattttaaaaggctTAAATGATGCAGCATGGCTGCTGTGGATGTGTGTATTGAATTATATGCTGAATGACAAGTTTGCTTCCTAATGAAACATGGCACACTGGAAAAATATGGATAAGAGACTTACTTATCTTGATACAAGCTAAAGACACCATTAGCATGAATAAGGTCATATGTTCTTGGATACGTAGAGAAACCTTCGCACCTGTCACaaataagaaatgaaaatgtCACAAACAGTGCCAGTGGGGTTCGTTTCTGAAGTTTCTAAAGTTATATTCAGTGGAAACAGGAGTAACTAAGAAATATGATATGACCAATTATTTCCAATGCCTGAAACTGTCACTAGCTCTGCACGTGCAAAGTGTTCGAGAGTGTCTTACCTAAGCTACTTTCAAGCTTCTCCTTTTGTGATAACAGTATCAATTTGAGAAAGGCCTTAATTGATGTGCATTGAGTTAAACTCTAtagtaatttatttaacaaCTAACATCACATGTCCAATATCAGGATGGTACCagttgttaataaattatgataGGAGTAGATACAAAACAAGTCCTAAAATATATGTCCCCGAAAAAGTGTATAGACTTTCTAAGAGAAGTCTCATAATCAGGCTGTCTACTTTCCATTGGTTTCCAtaccacaagaaataaaatatttgaggtAAACCTCCTTAATCTACTTCCCTACGATAACGGCATTGCATTTAGgatgacaaaaaagaaaaggaaatccAATAACTACAGATCATAAGAAGAATGATTGAGACATACCAGTCATGATATATTCCAATTAGACCTCTCTCATAGATCACACCTAAGGTGTCCTTGCCAATTGTGGGCACAACATTCATCACCCAAGACTTGGGTGATTCGAGAGCTGCTGCAAATCCTCCAAGACCGGCATTCATGTCCATCACGTTTCTGTATCTTGCAGTACCAATCAATCTATTTATCCTTTTGTAAGCATTTACATGCTTCTTCCAAAGCTTATTGTCCTCTTGGTAAGATTCAACAGAGACCCCCTCAACAAGTCCTTTGGATATATGAGGAGGGACAGCAAAAAGCCTAGCTGGGAACTTCTTCAGTTCCCCTCCTGCCACTTCACTTGCACTACTTACCTTAGGGAAAGGGGTTATGCATGTTTCCATTTTCTTGtacctaaaacatgccaaataaaAGAGAGTTAAAGTGacaatacaaaaagaaaataagaataagTTTAGAGATAGATGAGTCAGtggaaatgaaatgaaacatAATGGTGCGCATGCAGTCCATATACACCCATAACACATTTAACCCAATACAATTTTCTAAGAGATGATAATTTGAAGCAATGAAGAAATAGCAAAACTCTTATTGACTAGCAAATCAATATTAAATAGGAaatgcaaatataaataaatgaaactatcACACAAGTTAACTCACCAAACATCATCTGAACCCCTAGGTTTACACATATTGGCAGAATTCCTGCGGCAGGATTTGTCATTAacttttttcctaaaaatagcAATATCTCCCTTCTCATATTTTTTCTCCCAGCAAAGTTGCTCAGCTAACTCTTCAATCTTTTTTTGCTCAGCCTTAAGATCTTCCTTAGTTCGCTTCCAAACTTGGTAGTAGGTCTTCCAATTAATTGGAGGGCCAGACAACACCCAGTATCCACCAGGCCTCAGGACTCTATCAACTTCCATTAAGTACATTCCATCTGAGTAAACAGGTACACATGTAGAAAGGTTATCAATTTCCTGGTAGTGTTGAAGTTCAACGTTGGTTTTAGAGCATTTAATTCCAACCTCTAAACAtacttgattaattaattaattaattacgtGTAAGCAAATTTCAACGGCTAACACGTTCATTACTACCACTTACCATTTGCAGTCCATGGTATTAGGCATCGAGAACACTGAGCCATATCAAAtgctcttgatggatatggaagaTTAATGGATCCAAGAACACCAATTACAGCAGGCACACCTCGCTCCAGTGCAAACTGAACCTGTGCTTCATGATTGTCCCGAGGTGCAAAAGACATAGCCAGAACATTTCTCTTCAGCATGTAGGCACCCCAACTTGCAACCTACATTAAGATTTGTTGTATTAGTGCAGGTGGCTTATATTGAATCAAAATGCCAAAATGGATGCCCTGATGATGATTGTTAGCATAAAGACATAAAAGAGTTTTGATACAGGCAGGCCGTTTTGAACAAGATACCACTCCAATAGGATAAACATCATATGTGAtgactaaaacataatgaaagatgaaagaataaattataaGAGAAATGGAGATTCATTAGAAAAAACTTACATGATCCTAAACAACAATTCTGCTCCTATGGGGCATAACATCTATGGGGAGGTTTTATTAAGTGAGGaataagccttttttttttcttttttaggtgATGAGAGTACTAAGCCAAGCTGGTTGAATATTCCATGCCTCACTATGGTATATCCAATGACTAAAAACAATGCTCATAAAAACTATTTTAGGggattcaaataattaataagcTCACAGTTCTAAAATcagtaacaaaaaataaactacATTGTAAATTACTAAACACCTTCTAACCATCAATCCTAGAATATCCCCCCCTCCTGGCACGTGGCACAGAAGTAAACACACGCGTAATGGCATCATTAATTCTGAAAAGGAAAGCTGTTTAACAGATTCTTGAAAATCAACTTACTCCACAACCAGTATCCAATGCTGTTCTGACAGAACCGTCT harbors:
- the LOC105765036 gene encoding probable methyltransferase PMT14, with the translated sequence MVSKHNPSGNKKRSPLSIFAVIGLCCFFYILGAWQRSGFGKGDSIALEVTKQADCSIFTNLNFETHHNDVEIVEPSKPKAQVFKPCDVKYTDYTPCQEQDRAMKFPRDNMIYRERHCPPEEEKLHCLIPAPKGYMTPFEWPKSRDYVHYANVPHKSLTVEKAVQNWVQFKGNVFKFPGGGTMFPQGADAYIDELASVIPIADGSVRTALDTGCGVASWGAYMLKRNVLAMSFAPRDNHEAQVQFALERGVPAVIGVLGSINLPYPSRAFDMAQCSRCLIPWTANDGMYLMEVDRVLRPGGYWVLSGPPINWKTYYQVWKRTKEDLKAEQKKIEELAEQLCWEKKYEKGDIAIFRKKVNDKSCRRNSANMCKPRGSDDVWYKKMETCITPFPKVSSASEVAGGELKKFPARLFAVPPHISKGLVEGVSVESYQEDNKLWKKHVNAYKRINRLIGTARYRNVMDMNAGLGGFAAALESPKSWVMNVVPTIGKDTLGVIYERGLIGIYHDWCEGFSTYPRTYDLIHANGVFSLYQDKCSFEDILLEMDRILRPEGAVIFRDDVDVLNKVRKIAGGMRWDTKMNDHEDGPLVPEKILVAVKQYWVGVIKGNSTSSAE